One stretch of Thermus filiformis DNA includes these proteins:
- a CDS encoding prepilin-type N-terminal cleavage/methylation domain-containing protein: MRTKVGFTLVELLLALAILGVLLGAALGLLQSSAQVERGERALSSLAQEVGLAATALAREAYLAGYGLGAGTPLALGGALTLRFLCDTGMEPYCSQDTMGRTRAVAYELRGETLYYGACADPCTPSITNPVLDGVERFRVAYRSGGAWSDAPLTVTLNSSGASPKVEMLALYLATRSPLAARAGSFTPGRSVDWSAAPDGEALKSLLLSGYAPPQNGRPRAERLVVVGTPNLNR, encoded by the coding sequence ATGAGGACGAAGGTCGGCTTCACCCTGGTGGAACTCCTGCTGGCCCTGGCCATTTTAGGGGTGCTCTTGGGCGCGGCCCTGGGCCTCCTCCAGTCCTCGGCCCAGGTGGAGCGGGGGGAGCGGGCCCTCTCCTCCTTGGCCCAGGAGGTGGGCCTGGCCGCCACCGCCCTGGCCCGGGAGGCCTACCTGGCGGGCTACGGCCTAGGGGCGGGCACCCCCCTGGCCCTGGGCGGGGCCCTCACCCTCCGCTTCCTTTGTGATACCGGCATGGAGCCCTACTGCTCCCAGGACACCATGGGAAGGACGCGGGCCGTGGCCTACGAGCTCAGGGGGGAGACCCTCTACTACGGGGCCTGCGCCGACCCCTGCACGCCGAGCATCACGAACCCGGTCCTGGACGGGGTGGAGCGCTTCCGGGTGGCCTACCGGTCCGGGGGGGCCTGGTCCGATGCCCCCCTTACCGTAACCCTAAACTCCTCCGGGGCGAGCCCTAAGGTGGAGATGCTCGCCCTCTACCTGGCCACCCGCTCCCCCCTGGCCGCCCGCGCGGGGAGCTTCACCCCCGGAAGGAGCGTGGACTGGAGCGCCGCCCCGGACGGGGAGGCCCTGAAAAGCCTCCTCCTTTCCGGCTACGCCCCCCCACAAAACGGCCGCCCCCGGGCCGAGCGCTTGGTGGTGGTGGGGACCCCGAACCTGAACCGCTAG